AGCGCGATCCCGGCGTTTCGGGCCGAGGGAAGGCCCTTTTCGTCGGTACCGCTGGGTAGGCTAGGGAACATCGGCCAGACCGGGAGGCGAGATGGCGCAGGAGAAGATCGAGAAGCACGGCGGCGGCGATTCCCACGAGGAGTTCGACGACGCCGGCGGGGCGGGCCAGGAGCGGCGGGAGAAGCTCGGCGAGGACGTGGACACGATCCTCGACGAGATCGACGACGTGCTGGAAGAGAACGCCGAGGACTTCGTCCGCGCTTACGTGCAGAAGGGCGGCGAGTAGCCGTCCGCCCGTCGCGGCCGCCCCGGGTGCGGGGCGGTGCGGCGGGCGCGCTGGGCCGGAGGTTTCGCGCGGCGGTGCCGGGG
The nucleotide sequence above comes from Amycolatopsis sp. AA4. Encoded proteins:
- a CDS encoding ubiquitin-like protein Pup, with product MAQEKIEKHGGGDSHEEFDDAGGAGQERREKLGEDVDTILDEIDDVLEENAEDFVRAYVQKGGE